In Papaver somniferum cultivar HN1 unplaced genomic scaffold, ASM357369v1 unplaced-scaffold_117, whole genome shotgun sequence, the DNA window GATACGAATTGGAACCTTAGTAAATTCCAGATGGGACGGGGTTAGTTTCATATGGTGGACATTTAATATGGGACGAGGTACCAGTTATGACCACAGCCTTAGTTGCCCACTTATCCTTCTTACTTCATAGCAGTACTTGACTTGTCTTTGGTCCTTACGATTAATTCATCAGTTTACTTGATTGTCTTAACTGTGAACACCTTCCGGCACTTGGACAACTACAATCTCTTGGATATCTTCATATGTATGAGATGAGTTCTATCTACCAAATAGGTAGCGAGTTCTACCGAAGTAATGAAGAATCATCAAGTAATGAGGACGCATCATTCCCTTCTTTGGTAGTGCTTCATTTAAGTGGTTTCCATAATTTGGAAGAGTGGTTAGGAGACCAGCGGTCGACATCAACATCTAGTTTCTCTCGGCTTGAAATATTGAAGATCGAGGGGTGCTTCAAGTTATTAATCACACCGACTAATTTTCCAGCTCTTAAAAACTTAGATTTTGAAATTGTGCTGGAAAAGGATAAAATTACGTCTCTACCTCTGAAATTATTCTGGGGCGTCAACCTTCTCCAGGCTTTAGTGGTCAAGAATTGTGATGATTTTGTAGGCTTTCTTCCGGATGATCATTGTAACAACTTCCTTTCCAGGATTGAGATTTCGAGATGCCGTTCTTTAACGAAATTGCCTGCAGACTTCAGAGGATTGAATTCACTGACGTACTTATCTATTGAATGGTGTAGTCGTCTTAAATCATTGCCAGATGGTATACA includes these proteins:
- the LOC113329907 gene encoding putative disease resistance protein RGA3 → MYEMSSIYQIGSEFYRSNEESSSNEDASFPSLVVLHLSGFHNLEEWLGDQRSTSTSSFSRLEILKIEGCFKLLITPTNFPALKNLDFEIVLEKDKITSLPLKLFWGVNLLQALVVKNCDDFVGFLPDDHCNNFLSRIEISRCRSLTKLPADFRGLNSLTYLSIEWCSRLKSLPDGIQYLPALETLIIGGYSNDLEYFPFPAATGSDGERYFVSLRELEIHGWVALGDVLPGQIQHVTSLQRLKIDWYDDLLSLPEWFGKLSSLQALDIKNCKKLKCLPSEEQMQRLTSLQTVTISGCPLLQDRCCSVNEEWGKLADFNLTKDWTDGSKYERMGDMTSRKSRKGKEKV